A genomic region of Dickeya solani IPO 2222 contains the following coding sequences:
- the arcB gene encoding aerobic respiration two-component sensor histidine kinase ArcB codes for MRQIRLLAQYYVDLMVKLGLVRFSLLLASALVLLALVVQMAVTLLLSGKVENIDVVRSIFFGLLITPWAVYFLSVVVEQLEESRQRLSRLVAKLEEMRQRDQELNEQLQGNIGQLNQEISDRIKAEDARLLMVSKLREEMARREQAQVELEQQSALLRSFLDASPDLVYYRNENKEFSGCNRAMELLLGKSQKQLIGLTPKDVYPPDIAEKVMETDEKVFRHNVSLTYEQWLVYPDGRKACFELRKVPFYDRMGKRHGLMGFGRDITERKRYQDALENASREKTTFISTISHELRTPLNGIVGLSRILLDTHLDAEQQKYLKTIHVSAITLGNIFNDIIEMDKQERRKVQLDNQPVDFVGFVVDLENLGGLLAQPKGLQLEMELHQPLPKTIVTDGTRLRQILWNLLSNAVKFTREGRVVVRVWHEQGDRLRFEVADSGMGIPADELEKIFSMYYQVKDQHGGKPATGTGIGLAVSKRLAQSMGGDIQVTSELGKGSCFALTVTAPVVRDDESEDDDQDELPLPALHVLLVEDIELNVVVARSVLEKLGSSVDVAMTGQAALDMFDPDEFDLVLLDIQLPDMTGLDVARRLRERYAGQSMPPLVALTANVLKDKKEYLDAGMDDVLSKPLAVPALTAVIQQYWDHHAQPEPEAAAVDTGSLQDRLLDIPTLEQYLTLVGPKLIHQSLAMFEQMMPGYLAILDSNMTARDQKGIAEEGHKIKGAAGSVGLKHLQQVAQQIQTTTLPAWWDNVQEWIDELKHDWQQDVQVLKDWVSEAEKK; via the coding sequence ATGAGGCAAATCAGGCTGTTGGCGCAGTATTACGTTGATTTAATGGTCAAACTGGGGCTGGTGCGTTTTTCCCTGCTGCTGGCGTCAGCGCTAGTCTTACTGGCGCTGGTGGTGCAGATGGCGGTGACGCTGCTGCTCTCCGGCAAGGTGGAAAACATCGACGTGGTGCGCTCTATCTTTTTCGGCTTACTGATCACGCCCTGGGCGGTTTACTTCCTGTCCGTGGTGGTGGAGCAGTTGGAGGAGTCGCGCCAGCGGCTGTCCCGGCTGGTGGCCAAGCTGGAAGAGATGCGCCAGCGCGATCAGGAACTGAACGAACAGTTGCAGGGCAATATCGGCCAGCTCAATCAGGAAATCAGCGATCGCATCAAGGCGGAGGACGCCCGCCTGCTGATGGTCTCCAAGCTGCGTGAAGAGATGGCGCGCCGCGAGCAGGCGCAGGTTGAGCTGGAACAGCAGTCGGCGCTGCTGCGCTCTTTTCTCGATGCCTCGCCGGATCTGGTTTACTACCGCAATGAAAACAAAGAATTTTCCGGCTGCAACCGGGCGATGGAGCTGCTGCTCGGCAAAAGCCAGAAGCAGCTTATCGGCCTGACGCCAAAAGATGTTTATCCGCCCGATATTGCCGAAAAAGTGATGGAAACGGATGAAAAGGTGTTCCGCCACAACGTCTCATTGACCTATGAGCAGTGGCTGGTTTATCCGGATGGACGCAAGGCCTGTTTCGAGTTGCGCAAGGTGCCGTTTTACGACCGCATGGGTAAGCGACACGGCCTGATGGGATTTGGACGCGATATTACCGAGCGTAAGCGCTACCAGGACGCGTTAGAGAACGCCAGTAGGGAGAAGACCACCTTCATCTCTACGATCAGCCACGAGCTTCGTACGCCGCTTAATGGCATTGTCGGCCTGAGCCGTATCCTGCTCGACACCCATTTGGACGCAGAGCAGCAAAAATACCTGAAAACCATCCACGTCAGCGCCATCACGCTCGGCAATATTTTCAACGACATCATCGAAATGGATAAGCAGGAGCGGCGCAAGGTTCAACTGGATAACCAGCCGGTGGATTTCGTCGGTTTTGTGGTGGACCTGGAGAATCTGGGCGGATTGCTGGCCCAGCCTAAGGGGCTACAGCTTGAGATGGAACTGCATCAGCCGCTGCCGAAAACCATCGTCACCGACGGCACCCGGTTGCGCCAGATCCTGTGGAATTTGCTCAGCAACGCGGTGAAATTCACTCGCGAAGGCCGGGTGGTGGTGCGGGTCTGGCATGAGCAGGGCGACCGGTTGCGTTTTGAGGTGGCGGATTCCGGCATGGGGATCCCGGCCGATGAGCTGGAGAAAATTTTCTCCATGTACTACCAGGTCAAGGACCAACACGGCGGCAAACCGGCTACCGGCACCGGCATCGGGCTGGCGGTATCCAAGCGTCTGGCGCAAAGCATGGGCGGCGATATTCAGGTGACCAGCGAACTGGGCAAGGGCTCCTGTTTTGCGCTAACGGTGACGGCGCCGGTGGTGCGTGATGACGAGTCTGAAGACGACGACCAGGATGAACTGCCGCTGCCGGCGTTGCATGTGCTGTTGGTGGAAGATATCGAACTGAACGTGGTGGTGGCGCGTTCGGTACTGGAAAAACTGGGCAGCAGCGTCGACGTGGCGATGACCGGTCAGGCGGCGTTGGATATGTTCGATCCGGATGAATTTGATTTGGTGCTGCTGGATATCCAGCTGCCGGACATGACCGGTCTGGATGTGGCGCGTCGGCTGCGTGAGCGTTATGCCGGGCAGTCGATGCCGCCGCTGGTCGCCCTGACGGCGAATGTGCTCAAAGATAAAAAAGAGTATCTGGACGCCGGCATGGATGATGTGCTGAGTAAGCCGCTGGCGGTGCCGGCGCTGACGGCGGTAATCCAGCAATACTGGGATCATCATGCACAGCCGGAACCGGAGGCCGCGGCGGTGGACACAGGGTCGCTGCAGGACCGTTTACTGGATATCCCGACGCTGGAGCAGTACCTGACGCTGGTGGGGCCGAAACTGATTCATCAGAGCCTGGCGATGTTCGAGCAGATGATGCCCGGCTATCTGGCGATTCTTGATTCCAACATGACCGCACGCGACCAGAAAGGCATTGCGGAAGAGGGGCACAAAATCAAAGGCGCGGCGGGCTCGGTTGGGCTCAAGCATCTGCAGCAGGTTGCGCAACAGATTCAGACCACGACATTACCGGCATGGTGGGACAACGTACAGGAGTGGATTGACGAGTTGAAACACGACTGGCAGCAGGATGTGCAGGTATTGAAAGACTGGGTTTCAGAGGCTGAAAAAAAATGA
- the mtgA gene encoding monofunctional biosynthetic peptidoglycan transglycosylase yields the protein MWLAAILLFAFLPVPFSAVMIDRQLSAWLSGDFAYVAHSDWVSMDEIAAVAPLAVIAAEDQKFPQHWGFDFDAISAALKHNERHENRIRGASTLSQQTVKNLLLWDGRSWLRKGLEAGLTAAVELVWTKRRILTVYLNIAEFGPGIFGIEAASRQFFNKPASRLTASEAAMLAAVLPNPIRYRASKPSGYVIRRQQWILRQMSQIGGENFLEANRLY from the coding sequence ATGTGGCTGGCGGCGATCCTGCTGTTTGCCTTCCTGCCTGTTCCCTTTTCCGCTGTGATGATCGATCGCCAGCTCAGCGCCTGGCTGAGTGGCGATTTTGCTTATGTGGCTCATTCGGACTGGGTGTCGATGGATGAGATCGCCGCCGTGGCGCCATTGGCGGTCATTGCGGCGGAAGATCAGAAGTTTCCCCAGCATTGGGGGTTTGATTTTGACGCGATTTCGGCGGCGCTCAAACATAACGAGCGACACGAGAATCGTATTCGCGGCGCATCGACTCTGTCGCAGCAGACGGTAAAAAACCTGTTGCTGTGGGATGGGCGCAGCTGGTTGCGTAAAGGGCTGGAAGCTGGTTTGACGGCGGCGGTTGAGCTGGTATGGACCAAACGCCGTATTCTGACGGTTTACCTGAATATTGCCGAGTTTGGGCCCGGAATTTTTGGCATAGAGGCCGCATCGCGTCAGTTCTTCAATAAACCGGCAAGCCGGCTGACGGCATCGGAAGCGGCGATGCTGGCGGCGGTGTTGCCGAATCCTATCCGCTATCGCGCCAGTAAACCCTCCGGTTATGTCATACGGCGTCAGCAATGGATTTTGCGTCAGATGAGTCAGATAGGCGGAGAAAATTTTCTGGAAGCGAACCGGCTTTATTAA
- the elbB gene encoding isoprenoid biosynthesis glyoxalase ElbB: MKKVGVVLSGCGVYDGSEIHEVVLTLLAIDRAGAEAVCFAPDKEQLHVINHLTGEVTGEKRNVLAESARISRGKIQPLSSANPQQLDALIVPGGFGAAKNLSDFATRGIDCEIDNELKILTREIHKKNKPIGFICIAPAMLPKLLDTSVQLTIGNDEGTAQAIEAMGGVHVKCPVDDIVVDVAHKVVTTPAYMLANSIGEAASGIEKLVARVLELTE; this comes from the coding sequence ATGAAAAAAGTTGGTGTCGTACTCAGCGGATGTGGAGTTTATGATGGTTCAGAGATTCATGAAGTTGTCTTGACTCTGCTTGCAATTGATCGTGCCGGCGCCGAGGCTGTCTGCTTTGCCCCGGACAAAGAACAGCTGCATGTCATTAATCATCTGACCGGTGAGGTTACCGGTGAGAAACGCAATGTTTTAGCGGAATCGGCGCGTATTTCTCGTGGAAAAATCCAGCCATTATCCAGCGCGAATCCCCAACAGCTTGATGCGCTGATTGTCCCCGGTGGATTCGGTGCTGCAAAAAATTTGAGCGATTTTGCCACCCGTGGGATCGACTGTGAAATTGATAACGAACTGAAAATACTTACTCGTGAGATTCATAAGAAAAATAAACCAATAGGGTTTATTTGTATCGCCCCTGCCATGTTACCGAAACTGCTTGATACCTCTGTGCAGCTTACAATTGGTAACGATGAAGGGACTGCGCAGGCGATAGAAGCGATGGGTGGTGTGCACGTGAAGTGCCCGGTAGATGACATTGTCGTTGACGTTGCACACAAGGTGGTAACGACACCGGCTTACATGCTGGCGAACTCGATTGGTGAAGCCGCTAGCGGAATTGAGAAACTGGTGGCGCGTGTTTTGGAACTGACTGAATGA
- the gltB gene encoding glutamate synthase large subunit has protein sequence MLYDASHERDNCGFGLIAHIEGEPSHKVVRTAIHALARMQHRGAILADGKTGDGCGLLLQKPDRFFRLVAEEHGWRLANNYAVGMLFLSRDEEKARATRRIVEEELQNETLSVLGWREVPTNPDVLGEIALSSLPRIEQIFVNAPAGWRPRDMERRLFMARRRIEKRVQDKDFYVCSLSNLVNIYKGLCMPTDLPRFYLDLADLRLESAICLFHQRFSTNTVPRWRLAQPFRYLAHNGEINTITGNRQWARARAYKFKTPLIPDLLDAAPFVDESGSDSMSLDNMLELFLAGGMDIVRAMRLLVPPAWQNNPNMDPELRAFFDFNSMHMEPWDGPAGLVLSDGRYAACNLDRNGLRPARYVITKDKLITCASEVGIWDYQPDEVVEKGRVGPGELMVIDTRTGRILHSTETDDDLKSRHPYKEWMEKNVKRLVPFEELPDDQVGSRELDDALLETYQKQFGYSNEELDQVIRVLGENGQEATGSMGDDTPFAVLSSRPRIIYDYFRQQFAQVTNPPIDPLREAHVMSLATCIGREMNVFCEAEGQAHRLSFKSPILLYSDFIQLINQDPEHYRAEKIDITFDPKQRSLQDTVEKLCDEAEYKVRAGAVLLVLTDRGIAQDRLPVPAPMAVGAIQSRLVEKSLRCDANIIVETASARDPHHFAVLLGFGATAVYPYLAYEALARLVDNHTIDKPYRTVMQNYRNGINKGLYKIMSKMGISTIASYRCSKLFEAVGLHNDVASRCFQGVVSRIGGASFSDFEQDLQNLSKRAWLKRQKLDQGGLLKFVYNGEYHAYNPDVVKTLQTAVHSGDYHDYQQYAKLVNERPVSMLRDLLALQPQEGAAIPLEQVEPDSELFKRFDTAAMSIGALSPEAHESLAEAMNSLGGFSNSGEGGEDPARYGTNKVSRIKQVASGRFGVTPAYLVNADVIQIKVAQGAKPGEGGQLPGDKVTPYIARLRYSVPGVTLISPPPHHDIYSIEDLAQLIFDLKQVNPKAMISVKLVSEPGVGTIATGVAKAYADLITIAGYDGGTGASPLSSVKYAGCPWELGLVETQQALVANGLRHKIRLQVDGGLKTGLDIVKAAILGAESFGFGTGPMVALGCKYLRICHLNNCATGVATQDDKLRRDHYHGLPERVVNYFTFIARETRELMAELGISRLVDLIGRTDLLVELDGITAKQNKLDLSPMLHTVTPQPGKALYCTEGNPSFDKGLLNKELIAQAQAHVDARQSKTLYFDIRNTDRSVGATLSGVIAAKHGDQGLASDPIKAHFTGTAGQSFGVWNAGGVELTLTGDANDYVGKGMAGGVISVRPPVGSAFRSHEASIIGNTCLYGATGGKLFAAGRAGERFAVRNSGAITVVEGIGDNGCEYMTGGIVCILGRTGVNFGAGMTGGFAYVLDEDGEFRKRVNPELVEVLDVENLAIHEEHLRGLITEHVQHTGSQRGEEILANWPVWASKFALVKPKSSDVKALLGHRSRSAAELRVQAQ, from the coding sequence ATGTTGTACGATGCATCCCATGAGAGAGACAACTGTGGTTTCGGATTGATCGCCCATATAGAAGGTGAACCGAGCCATAAAGTCGTGCGGACGGCGATTCACGCCCTGGCCCGCATGCAGCACCGTGGCGCGATCCTTGCCGATGGTAAGACCGGCGACGGTTGCGGCTTATTGCTTCAAAAACCCGATCGTTTCTTCCGCCTGGTCGCCGAAGAACACGGCTGGCGGCTGGCCAACAATTATGCGGTCGGCATGCTGTTCCTCAGCCGGGATGAAGAAAAGGCCCGTGCCACCCGTCGGATTGTGGAAGAAGAACTGCAGAATGAAACCCTGTCCGTACTCGGTTGGCGCGAAGTGCCGACCAACCCGGACGTGCTGGGTGAGATCGCGCTCTCTTCTCTGCCGCGCATCGAACAGATTTTTGTCAACGCCCCGGCCGGCTGGCGCCCGCGTGATATGGAACGCCGTCTGTTCATGGCGCGCCGCCGTATCGAGAAGCGCGTGCAGGATAAAGATTTCTATGTGTGCAGCCTCTCCAATCTGGTGAATATCTATAAAGGTCTGTGTATGCCCACAGACCTGCCGCGGTTCTATCTGGATCTGGCGGACCTGCGTCTGGAATCGGCCATCTGCCTGTTCCACCAGCGCTTCTCCACCAATACCGTGCCGCGCTGGCGTCTGGCGCAGCCGTTCCGCTATCTGGCGCACAACGGTGAAATCAACACCATCACCGGCAACCGCCAGTGGGCCCGCGCCCGCGCTTATAAATTCAAGACCCCGCTGATTCCCGACCTGCTGGACGCCGCACCGTTCGTAGACGAAAGCGGTTCGGACTCCATGTCGCTGGACAATATGCTGGAGCTGTTCCTGGCGGGCGGGATGGACATCGTGCGCGCCATGCGTCTGCTGGTGCCGCCGGCCTGGCAGAACAACCCGAATATGGACCCGGAACTGCGCGCCTTCTTTGACTTTAACTCCATGCACATGGAGCCGTGGGATGGCCCGGCCGGTCTGGTGCTGTCCGACGGGCGCTACGCGGCCTGTAACCTCGACCGTAACGGTCTGCGTCCGGCGCGCTATGTCATCACCAAAGATAAACTGATCACCTGCGCCTCCGAAGTGGGCATCTGGGATTACCAGCCTGACGAAGTGGTGGAGAAAGGCCGCGTCGGTCCGGGCGAACTGATGGTGATCGACACCCGTACCGGCCGTATCCTGCATTCGACCGAAACCGACGATGACCTGAAAAGCCGCCATCCGTACAAAGAGTGGATGGAGAAAAACGTCAAGCGTCTGGTGCCGTTCGAAGAGCTGCCGGACGATCAGGTCGGCAGCCGGGAGCTTGATGACGCGCTGCTGGAAACCTACCAGAAGCAGTTCGGCTACAGTAACGAAGAGCTGGATCAGGTTATTCGCGTGCTGGGGGAAAACGGTCAGGAAGCGACCGGTTCCATGGGCGACGACACGCCGTTCGCCGTGCTGTCGAGCCGCCCACGCATCATTTACGATTATTTCCGCCAGCAATTCGCGCAGGTGACCAACCCGCCGATCGACCCGCTGCGCGAAGCGCACGTGATGTCGCTCGCCACCTGTATCGGTCGTGAAATGAACGTCTTCTGCGAGGCGGAAGGCCAGGCTCACCGCCTGAGCTTCAAATCGCCGATCCTGCTCTACTCCGACTTCATTCAGTTGATCAATCAGGATCCGGAGCATTATCGCGCCGAGAAGATCGATATCACCTTCGATCCGAAACAGCGTTCATTGCAGGACACAGTCGAAAAACTGTGCGACGAAGCGGAATACAAGGTGCGCGCCGGAGCCGTGTTGCTGGTGCTGACCGACCGCGGCATCGCGCAGGATCGTCTGCCGGTGCCGGCGCCGATGGCGGTGGGCGCGATTCAGTCGCGTCTGGTGGAAAAAAGCCTGCGCTGCGACGCCAACATCATCGTTGAAACCGCCAGTGCTCGCGATCCGCACCATTTCGCCGTACTGCTCGGCTTCGGTGCCACCGCGGTTTACCCGTATCTGGCCTATGAAGCGCTGGCACGTCTGGTGGATAACCACACCATCGACAAACCGTACCGTACCGTGATGCAGAACTACCGCAACGGCATCAACAAGGGTCTGTACAAGATCATGTCCAAGATGGGGATCTCCACCATCGCCTCCTACCGCTGCTCGAAACTGTTCGAAGCGGTCGGCCTGCACAATGATGTTGCGTCCCGTTGCTTCCAGGGCGTGGTGAGCCGCATCGGCGGCGCCAGCTTCAGCGACTTCGAACAGGACCTGCAAAATCTGTCCAAACGCGCCTGGCTCAAGCGCCAGAAGCTCGATCAGGGCGGTTTGCTCAAGTTTGTCTACAACGGCGAATACCACGCTTACAACCCGGATGTGGTGAAAACGCTGCAAACCGCGGTGCACAGCGGTGACTATCATGATTACCAGCAATACGCCAAACTGGTGAACGAACGCCCGGTATCTATGCTGCGCGACCTGCTGGCGCTGCAGCCGCAGGAAGGCGCGGCTATCCCGCTGGAGCAGGTCGAGCCGGATTCGGAACTGTTCAAACGCTTTGACACCGCCGCCATGTCCATCGGCGCGCTGAGCCCCGAAGCGCATGAGTCGCTGGCGGAAGCCATGAACAGTCTGGGCGGCTTCTCCAACTCAGGCGAAGGCGGCGAAGACCCGGCGCGTTACGGCACCAATAAAGTGTCCCGCATCAAGCAGGTGGCCTCCGGTCGCTTTGGCGTGACCCCGGCCTATCTGGTCAATGCCGACGTCATCCAAATCAAGGTGGCGCAGGGCGCCAAACCGGGTGAAGGCGGCCAGCTGCCGGGCGACAAAGTCACGCCGTACATCGCGCGTCTGCGTTACTCCGTACCGGGCGTGACCCTGATTTCACCGCCGCCGCACCATGATATTTATTCGATCGAAGATCTGGCGCAGCTGATTTTCGACCTGAAACAGGTCAACCCGAAGGCGATGATTTCGGTCAAGCTGGTTTCCGAGCCGGGCGTCGGCACCATCGCCACCGGCGTGGCGAAAGCCTATGCCGACCTGATTACCATCGCCGGCTACGACGGCGGCACCGGCGCCAGCCCGCTGTCCTCGGTTAAATACGCCGGTTGCCCGTGGGAACTGGGCCTGGTGGAAACCCAGCAGGCGCTGGTCGCCAACGGCCTGCGTCACAAGATCCGCCTGCAGGTGGACGGCGGCCTGAAGACCGGTCTGGACATCGTGAAAGCGGCGATTCTGGGCGCGGAAAGCTTCGGCTTCGGCACCGGCCCGATGGTGGCGCTGGGTTGTAAATACCTGCGTATCTGCCACCTGAACAACTGCGCCACCGGCGTGGCAACGCAGGATGACAAGCTGCGCCGCGATCACTATCACGGCCTGCCGGAGCGTGTGGTGAACTACTTCACCTTCATCGCCCGCGAAACCCGCGAGCTGATGGCGGAGCTGGGCATCAGCCGTCTGGTGGACCTGATCGGCCGCACCGACCTGTTGGTCGAACTGGACGGCATCACCGCCAAGCAGAACAAGCTGGACCTGTCGCCGATGCTGCACACCGTGACGCCGCAGCCCGGCAAGGCGCTGTACTGCACCGAGGGCAACCCGTCGTTTGACAAAGGCCTGCTGAACAAAGAATTGATCGCCCAGGCTCAGGCGCATGTCGATGCCAGACAGAGCAAAACGCTCTACTTTGACATCCGCAACACCGACCGTTCCGTCGGCGCGACCTTGTCCGGCGTGATCGCGGCGAAACACGGCGATCAGGGGCTGGCGAGCGATCCGATCAAAGCGCACTTCACCGGTACCGCCGGCCAGAGCTTCGGCGTGTGGAACGCCGGCGGCGTTGAGCTGACCCTGACCGGCGACGCCAACGACTACGTAGGCAAAGGCATGGCTGGCGGCGTCATCTCGGTGCGTCCACCGGTCGGTTCAGCCTTCCGCAGCCACGAAGCCAGCATTATCGGCAACACCTGCCTGTACGGCGCGACCGGCGGCAAGCTGTTCGCCGCAGGGCGTGCCGGCGAGCGTTTCGCGGTGCGTAACTCCGGCGCCATCACCGTAGTGGAAGGCATCGGCGATAACGGCTGCGAATACATGACCGGCGGTATCGTCTGTATTCTGGGTCGTACCGGCGTCAACTTCGGCGCAGGCATGACCGGCGGCTTCGCCTACGTGCTGGATGAGGACGGCGAATTCCGCAAACGCGTCAACCCGGAACTGGTTGAAGTGCTGGATGTGGAAAACCTGGCGATTCACGAAGAGCATCTGCGCGGGCTGATTACCGAGCACGTCCAGCACACCGGTTCGCAACGCGGTGAGGAAATCCTCGCCAACTGGCCGGTTTGGGCATCGAAATTTGCGCTGGTAAAGCCGAAATCGAGTGATGTGAAGGCGTTGTTGGGTCATCGTAGTCGTTCCGCAGCGGAGCTGCGGGTACAGGCGCAGTAA
- a CDS encoding alginate lyase family protein, with amino-acid sequence MRYGIVFLMTLSLWGLGSSAGAVSVKNDNSAYVFLQPDKLAQVKQQLRSQTALPQTQLAYQQLLRAADSAMKKTDLSVTQKLSIPPGSNRHDYLSLAAYWWPDPLRKDGLPWIRHDGKVNPATKGEETDAIRLATFTDQVRVLSLAWYFSDRPEYADKAISMIRTWFITPETRMNPNLNYAQAIPGRNDGRGAGVLDGRFFATRIVDALIMLRRAPGWGVSDEQQMRQWMTDYLHWLLTSPNGRQEAAAKNNHGSWYTVQVAGIAAYLGQPETVRAMAALQRRKLDHQLAADGSQPEELARTRSFHYSGFNLQAVSLMATVAGKYGDNLWQYRTPKGSSLLSALDFMAPYLDESRPWPYKTMGRESSPLIPLMLQAEQAIGSPRYHAAIRQAGFSPLLTGASEGKDAAGGRVDARRSIWLLSPPQPTAENAPTP; translated from the coding sequence ATGCGGTATGGCATAGTTTTTCTGATGACGCTTTCGCTGTGGGGCCTGGGATCATCTGCCGGCGCAGTCAGTGTTAAAAACGACAATTCTGCTTATGTATTTTTACAGCCAGACAAACTTGCCCAGGTAAAACAGCAGTTGCGCAGTCAGACCGCGCTGCCGCAGACGCAGCTTGCTTATCAGCAGTTGTTGCGGGCGGCGGATAGCGCCATGAAAAAAACTGATCTATCGGTTACTCAAAAACTTTCAATTCCGCCCGGCAGCAATCGTCATGATTATTTGAGTCTGGCGGCTTATTGGTGGCCTGATCCGCTGCGGAAAGACGGATTACCCTGGATTCGACATGACGGCAAGGTGAACCCGGCGACCAAGGGCGAGGAGACGGATGCTATCCGTCTGGCGACGTTTACCGATCAGGTGCGTGTGTTGTCGCTGGCCTGGTATTTCTCGGACCGGCCGGAATATGCCGATAAAGCCATTTCCATGATTCGCACCTGGTTTATTACGCCTGAAACGCGTATGAACCCTAACCTGAATTATGCGCAGGCTATTCCGGGCCGAAACGACGGGCGGGGTGCAGGCGTGCTCGACGGCCGTTTCTTCGCCACCCGTATCGTGGATGCGCTGATCATGTTGCGACGGGCGCCGGGATGGGGCGTCAGTGATGAGCAGCAGATGCGGCAGTGGATGACGGACTACCTGCACTGGTTGCTGACCAGCCCTAACGGCAGGCAGGAGGCCGCGGCAAAGAATAATCATGGTAGCTGGTATACGGTGCAGGTGGCGGGTATCGCTGCCTATCTGGGCCAGCCGGAAACGGTGAGGGCGATGGCGGCATTGCAGCGCCGGAAGCTCGACCATCAACTGGCGGCGGATGGTTCGCAACCAGAGGAGCTGGCGCGTACCCGGTCGTTTCATTACAGCGGCTTCAATCTGCAAGCTGTCAGCCTGATGGCGACCGTAGCAGGGAAGTACGGCGATAATCTGTGGCAGTATCGTACCCCCAAAGGCAGCAGCCTGTTGTCGGCTCTGGATTTCATGGCGCCTTATCTGGATGAGTCCAGACCCTGGCCTTATAAAACCATGGGGCGGGAGAGCAGCCCGCTGATTCCGCTAATGCTGCAGGCCGAGCAGGCTATCGGCTCTCCCCGTTATCATGCGGCTATCAGGCAGGCAGGGTTTTCGCCGTTGTTGACTGGAGCGTCGGAAGGGAAAGACGCCGCCGGGGGCCGCGTTGATGCTCGCCGCAGCATCTGGTTGTTGTCGCCGCCGCAACCTACCGCGGAAAATGCGCCGACGCCATGA
- a CDS encoding TIGR01212 family radical SAM protein (This family includes YhcC from E. coli K-12, an uncharacterized radical SAM protein.), with product MQLQKLINMFGGDLQRRYGEKIHKLALHGGFSCPNRDGTLGRGGCTFCNVASFADEQMQQRSIAEQLAAQAGKINRARRYLAYFQAYTSTYAEVQVLASMYRQALTQADMVGLCVGTRPDCVPDTVLDLLADYHEQGYEVWLELGLQSAHDRTLRRINRGHDFACYRQTVQRARARGLNVCSHLIVGLPGESDEHCLSTLQQVVEAGVDGIKLHPLHIVTGSVMAKAWGAGRLPELSLARYVSIAGEMIRHTPPGIVYHRVSASARRPTLLAPLWCENRWTGMVGVHDYLQQHGAQGSALGQPFHYSTN from the coding sequence ATGCAATTGCAAAAATTAATCAATATGTTTGGTGGCGATCTCCAGCGCCGTTATGGAGAAAAAATCCATAAACTGGCGCTTCACGGGGGATTTAGCTGCCCAAACCGCGACGGCACTCTGGGGCGCGGCGGTTGCACCTTCTGCAATGTGGCGTCGTTCGCCGACGAGCAGATGCAGCAGCGCAGCATCGCCGAGCAACTGGCCGCACAGGCCGGCAAGATCAATCGCGCCCGTCGCTATCTGGCCTATTTTCAGGCTTATACCAGCACCTATGCCGAGGTACAGGTGCTGGCGTCTATGTACCGGCAGGCGCTGACGCAGGCCGATATGGTGGGGTTGTGCGTGGGCACCCGGCCGGATTGTGTACCGGATACGGTGCTGGACCTGCTGGCTGACTATCACGAGCAAGGCTATGAAGTCTGGCTGGAGCTGGGGCTGCAAAGCGCCCACGACCGGACGTTGCGACGCATCAATCGCGGGCATGATTTCGCCTGTTATCGGCAGACCGTGCAGCGGGCGCGTGCCAGAGGGCTAAACGTGTGCAGCCACCTGATCGTTGGCTTGCCCGGCGAGAGCGACGAACATTGCCTGTCGACGTTGCAGCAGGTGGTGGAGGCCGGTGTGGACGGCATCAAGCTGCACCCGCTGCACATTGTGACCGGCAGCGTAATGGCGAAAGCCTGGGGTGCCGGCCGGCTGCCGGAACTGTCGCTGGCGCGTTATGTGTCGATTGCCGGCGAGATGATTCGCCACACCCCGCCTGGGATTGTCTATCACCGTGTTTCCGCCAGTGCCCGGCGGCCGACGCTGCTGGCGCCGCTGTGGTGTGAAAATCGCTGGACCGGCATGGTCGGCGTTCACGACTATCTGCAACAGCATGGCGCGCAAGGTTCCGCGCTGGGTCAGCCATTTCATTACTCAACAAACTAA